From Haloglomus litoreum, the proteins below share one genomic window:
- a CDS encoding S9 family peptidase — protein sequence MAADSEPVPLETLAGLPEFYHPAVAPDGDRVALYYDGTGRNELHLLDRATGDHRPVTDGEVPRDATWHLRWGADGERVLCHRDDDGDEQNDLVAVAPGSGRSPSVETLVAHDGQAQLRDVADGSILYASDHGGQLNCYRHDMATGTTTRVTDHDQPVFGGVFAPDGERVAYVANESDRLENRDVYLAVPGEDPRHLDLGTDGSETWAVDWFPDGDRLLVDDDSDDTSRIGIHDLTTGTTRWLTPDAATHPEKSVAVAPGGERVVGVRERRAATMPLVYDVASGEARELALPEGAAGLEGQRWSGARVFADDDTLLLGHSTAARRRTLYEYDLAADEARERLPPAYGDLDPSVFVDASYVTYGSDGTPKPFGDDDTGGAPDHYDIGGLLFDPRDGPSRPDDATDVPGIVYVHGGPHFQTSRRFNVYIQFLVSQGYAVFAPNYRGSTGRGREFRHAIHGDWGGAEQADIAAGGRWLMDRDWVDADRVGVMGGSFGGYSVFCQLTGYPALWAAGIAWVGITDLHRLYAEDMPHFKHSLRTQMGDPEDDRALWRERSPIEHADAVERPLAMYHGVNDPRCPVEQSRLFRDALVDRGLEAGTDFEYEEPQAEGHGSTDIDRKVRQFEFMADFLERRL from the coding sequence ATGGCCGCCGACTCCGAGCCGGTCCCGCTGGAGACGCTCGCCGGACTCCCCGAGTTCTACCATCCCGCGGTCGCCCCCGACGGGGACCGGGTGGCCCTGTACTACGACGGGACCGGTCGGAACGAACTCCACCTGCTCGACCGGGCGACCGGCGACCACCGACCCGTGACCGACGGCGAGGTGCCGCGGGACGCCACCTGGCACCTCCGCTGGGGCGCCGACGGCGAGCGGGTCCTCTGTCACCGGGACGACGACGGGGACGAACAGAACGACCTCGTGGCCGTGGCGCCCGGGTCGGGCCGCTCGCCGTCGGTCGAGACGCTCGTGGCCCACGACGGACAGGCGCAGTTGCGCGACGTGGCCGACGGCTCGATACTGTACGCCAGTGACCACGGCGGCCAGCTGAACTGCTACCGCCACGACATGGCCACGGGGACGACGACCCGCGTGACCGACCACGACCAGCCCGTGTTCGGCGGCGTCTTCGCCCCCGACGGCGAGCGGGTCGCCTACGTCGCCAACGAGTCCGACCGGCTGGAGAACCGCGACGTCTACCTCGCCGTCCCGGGTGAGGACCCGCGCCACCTCGACCTCGGGACCGACGGCTCGGAGACGTGGGCCGTCGACTGGTTCCCCGACGGCGACCGGCTGCTCGTGGACGACGACAGCGACGACACCAGCCGCATCGGTATCCACGACCTGACGACGGGGACCACGCGCTGGCTCACGCCCGACGCGGCGACCCACCCGGAGAAGAGCGTTGCCGTCGCTCCCGGCGGTGAACGGGTCGTCGGCGTGCGCGAGCGCCGGGCGGCGACGATGCCGCTGGTCTACGACGTGGCCTCCGGCGAGGCCAGGGAACTGGCGCTGCCCGAGGGGGCTGCGGGGCTGGAGGGCCAGCGCTGGAGCGGTGCGCGCGTCTTCGCCGACGATGATACCCTCCTGCTGGGCCACTCGACGGCCGCCCGGCGGAGGACGCTGTACGAGTACGACCTCGCGGCCGACGAGGCCCGCGAACGGCTCCCGCCGGCGTACGGCGATCTCGACCCGTCCGTGTTCGTCGACGCCTCGTACGTCACCTACGGGAGCGACGGGACCCCGAAACCGTTCGGCGACGACGACACGGGCGGGGCACCGGACCACTACGACATCGGTGGCCTGCTGTTCGACCCGCGCGACGGGCCGAGCCGACCCGACGACGCCACGGACGTCCCCGGCATCGTCTACGTCCACGGTGGCCCACACTTCCAGACGAGCCGCCGATTCAACGTCTACATCCAGTTCCTGGTCTCCCAGGGGTACGCCGTGTTCGCGCCGAACTACCGGGGCTCGACGGGCCGCGGGCGCGAGTTCCGCCATGCCATCCACGGCGACTGGGGCGGGGCCGAGCAGGCCGACATCGCGGCGGGTGGCCGCTGGCTGATGGACCGCGACTGGGTCGACGCCGACCGGGTCGGCGTGATGGGTGGCTCCTTCGGCGGCTACAGCGTCTTCTGCCAGCTCACCGGCTACCCGGCGCTGTGGGCCGCCGGCATCGCCTGGGTCGGCATCACGGACCTCCACCGACTCTACGCCGAGGACATGCCCCACTTCAAGCACAGTCTCCGGACGCAGATGGGCGACCCCGAGGACGACCGGGCGCTGTGGCGCGAGCGCAGCCCCATCGAGCACGCCGACGCCGTCGAGCGGCCGCTCGCGATGTACCACGGCGTCAACGACCCGCGGTGCCCGGTCGAGCAGTCGCGGCTGTTCCGGGACGCACTCGTCGACCGGGGACTCGAAGCCGGGACGGACTTCGAGTACGAGGAACCCCAGGCGGAGGGCCACGGCTCGACGGACATCGACCGGAAGGTCCGCCAGTTCGAGTTCATGGCCGACTTCCTCGAGCGGCGGCTCTGA
- a CDS encoding J domain-containing protein, with product MASEVLWFGIPRWIVVGLAIGFVASCAAACLFYVGTRWFPGTGGGSSTSSTGNERRTIEIREYLDAIDEAYAENHPVDGTSVEFYLPERDVAITFDPRTFYRLERGPTYPVLVEHELPGIHLGSRLPFETPEVDLGPDPEDRELRPYDEAFAVLGLPTGASESEIRQAYREKVKEAHPDHGGDEDEFRRVREAYTTAREAAAGETATPGEAAS from the coding sequence GTGGCAAGCGAGGTCCTGTGGTTCGGCATCCCGCGATGGATCGTCGTGGGACTCGCGATCGGGTTCGTCGCGAGCTGTGCCGCCGCCTGCCTGTTCTACGTCGGGACGCGCTGGTTCCCCGGCACGGGCGGCGGAAGCAGCACCTCCAGCACCGGCAACGAGCGCCGGACAATCGAGATCCGCGAGTACCTCGACGCCATCGACGAGGCGTACGCCGAGAACCACCCCGTCGACGGCACCAGCGTCGAGTTCTACCTCCCCGAGCGGGACGTGGCCATCACCTTCGACCCGCGGACGTTCTACCGGCTGGAGCGCGGGCCGACGTACCCCGTGCTGGTCGAGCACGAACTCCCCGGCATCCACCTGGGCTCCCGGCTCCCGTTCGAGACGCCGGAGGTCGACCTCGGGCCGGACCCGGAGGACCGGGAGCTACGACCGTACGACGAGGCGTTCGCCGTGCTGGGGCTCCCGACCGGTGCCAGCGAGTCCGAGATCCGGCAGGCCTACCGCGAGAAGGTGAAGGAGGCCCACCCCGACCACGGCGGCGACGAGGACGAGTTCCGGCGCGTCCGGGAGGCGTACACGACCGCTCGCGAAGCAGCGGCCGGCGAGACGGCGACGCCAGGGGAGGCCGCATCATGA